The Pedobacter mucosus genome window below encodes:
- the ribD gene encoding bifunctional diaminohydroxyphosphoribosylaminopyrimidine deaminase/5-amino-6-(5-phosphoribosylamino)uracil reductase RibD — MSDEFYIKRCLELASIGMGKVSPNPMVGCVIVVNDQIIGEGFHQEFGKAHAEPNAVQSVFDKYGESAAALLSQATAYVNLEPCAHFGKTPPCADLLIQHKLKKVVIGNRDPFAGVDGKGIEKLKNAGIEVISGILDDECRFLNRRFFTRIEKQRPFVILKWAETANGYFATQDGHQKWISGALAKRLAHQWRTEEDAILVGKQTAIIDNPHLTAREWPGKNPVRLVIDKNLEVPFSNHIFNNQAKTIILNEVKTDVIGNIHYIQMEDMHFYLPQKIAFQLYLMDIQSVIIEGGAKILKQFLDADLWDEARIFTSSNSWTEGIRSPIINGNLQEQISVGNDKLSIYINTKI, encoded by the coding sequence ATGAGCGATGAATTTTATATAAAACGCTGTTTAGAATTGGCATCAATTGGAATGGGCAAAGTAAGCCCGAACCCAATGGTGGGCTGCGTAATTGTTGTTAACGATCAAATAATTGGCGAAGGTTTTCATCAGGAATTTGGAAAAGCACATGCTGAACCTAACGCAGTTCAATCGGTATTTGATAAATATGGCGAATCTGCGGCTGCACTTTTATCACAAGCAACAGCCTATGTAAATTTAGAACCTTGCGCCCATTTTGGAAAAACACCTCCATGTGCCGATTTATTAATCCAACATAAATTAAAAAAAGTTGTAATTGGCAATCGGGATCCATTTGCTGGTGTGGATGGAAAAGGGATTGAAAAATTAAAAAATGCAGGTATAGAAGTTATAAGTGGCATTTTAGATGATGAATGCAGGTTTCTAAACCGGCGATTTTTCACAAGAATCGAAAAACAGCGGCCTTTTGTTATTTTAAAGTGGGCAGAAACTGCAAATGGGTATTTCGCAACTCAAGATGGTCACCAAAAATGGATAAGCGGTGCATTAGCTAAGCGTTTGGCGCACCAATGGCGTACTGAAGAAGATGCAATTTTAGTTGGTAAGCAAACCGCAATTATAGATAATCCGCATTTAACGGCCCGCGAATGGCCTGGCAAAAACCCCGTTAGGTTAGTAATAGATAAAAACCTTGAGGTTCCTTTTAGCAATCATATCTTTAATAATCAAGCTAAAACCATCATCTTAAACGAAGTTAAAACCGATGTTATTGGAAATATCCATTACATCCAAATGGAGGATATGCATTTTTATCTGCCTCAAAAAATTGCTTTTCAGCTTTACCTAATGGATATTCAGTCGGTTATTATTGAGGGAGGTGCTAAAATTCTTAAACAATTTTTAGATGCAGACTTGTGGGATGAAGCCAGAATTTTTACATCATCAAATAGCTGGACTGAAGGCATTCGCTCACCAATTATTAATGGAAATTTACAAGAACAAATCAGTGTTGGAAATGATAAACTTTCCATTTATATAAATACCAAAATCTAA
- a CDS encoding nucleoside phosphorylase → MSIPESDLIINADGSIYHLNLLPGDVAETVITVGDPDRVGEVSKYFDSIEYKKGKREFITHTGYVGKKRVTVLSTGIGTDNIDIVFNELDALVNIDFSTREVKPELTSLNIIRVGTSGAIQPDIPMGTILASSYGLGLDALMNYYTQKLSKNEQQLMSDINLHFKTLTTINPYLTAASDVLLSSIGKDMHQGITVTAPGFYAPQGRKVRAINAIPEFIGLLNSFKSGDNRITNLEMETAGIYALAKILGHKALSVNAILASRVKFEFSKEPNKIVEKAIKMVLERI, encoded by the coding sequence ATGAGTATACCAGAAAGTGATTTAATTATAAACGCAGATGGAAGTATATACCATTTAAACCTTTTACCAGGAGATGTAGCAGAGACGGTTATTACCGTTGGCGATCCGGATCGGGTTGGCGAAGTGAGTAAATATTTCGATAGTATCGAATATAAAAAAGGTAAACGCGAATTCATTACGCATACCGGTTATGTTGGTAAAAAGCGAGTTACGGTTCTCTCCACAGGTATTGGTACCGATAATATTGATATTGTTTTTAACGAATTGGATGCCTTAGTTAATATAGATTTTAGCACTCGCGAAGTAAAACCTGAGCTCACTTCTTTAAATATTATTCGGGTTGGAACATCTGGTGCCATACAACCTGATATACCAATGGGTACCATTTTAGCTTCTAGTTATGGCTTGGGTTTAGATGCATTGATGAATTATTATACCCAAAAATTGAGTAAAAATGAACAGCAATTAATGAGTGACATTAACTTACACTTTAAAACCCTGACAACGATTAATCCGTATTTAACTGCTGCAAGCGATGTTTTATTAAGCAGCATTGGAAAAGATATGCACCAAGGAATTACCGTAACTGCGCCAGGTTTTTACGCCCCTCAAGGTAGAAAAGTTAGGGCAATAAATGCGATTCCTGAGTTTATTGGTTTGTTAAATAGCTTCAAAAGTGGCGATAATCGCATTACAAATCTAGAAATGGAAACAGCTGGAATATATGCACTGGCAAAAATTTTGGGCCACAAAGCACTTTCTGTAAATGCCATTTTAGCTAGTCGTGTAAAATTTGAGTTTAGTAAAGAACCCAATAAAATTGTTGAAAAGGCAATTAAGATGGTTTTAGAGAGGATTTGA
- a CDS encoding IMPACT family protein, producing MLFSDTYKTIESTADGIFRDKGSKFIAIAYPIITESEVKPIIANLKLEHSKARHFCYAYRLTPDRSMFRINDDGEPSGTAGKPILNCILSADLTNILIVVVRYFGGTLLGVPGLINAYKTASNEAIKAATIIDKTVNDIYEVHFEYLQMNDVVKLIKEENLLVLEQHFDINCNLKIEVRKSYLNQVITKFDKIEKVKLTYLTTI from the coding sequence ATGTTATTTAGTGATACCTATAAAACGATAGAAAGCACTGCAGATGGGATTTTTCGCGATAAAGGAAGTAAATTTATTGCCATTGCTTATCCAATAATTACAGAAAGTGAAGTAAAGCCCATCATAGCAAATTTAAAACTTGAACATTCTAAAGCCAGGCATTTTTGCTATGCTTATCGCCTGACTCCAGATCGGTCTATGTTTAGAATTAATGACGATGGCGAACCATCTGGAACAGCTGGCAAGCCTATTTTAAATTGTATTTTATCTGCAGATTTAACAAATATTTTAATTGTTGTAGTCCGCTATTTTGGAGGAACATTACTTGGTGTTCCTGGTTTAATAAACGCCTATAAAACCGCTAGTAATGAAGCAATTAAAGCAGCCACCATTATTGATAAAACGGTGAATGATATTTACGAAGTTCATTTCGAATATTTGCAAATGAATGATGTGGTGAAACTCATAAAAGAAGAAAATTTATTGGTTTTGGAGCAGCATTTTGATATTAATTGCAACTTAAAGATTGAAGTAAGAAAATCATATTTAAATCAAGTTATTACAAAATTTGATAAAATTGAAAAAGTAAAACTAACTTACTTAACTACTATTTAA
- a CDS encoding DMT family transporter — MIYILLSIFCSVTVAVLLKFAKRYNISIIQSVTINYLTALCLCFLFFKPEVSAITSSAPWPIYLSLAILLPTIFLFLAGSVKNLGIVKTDIAQRLSLFIPILAAYFIFKEECNLLKFIGLGIGLIAIILTFLRKSKSVNTSNKWIYPIMVFVGFGIIDVLFKQIALYKQLPYTTSLFAVFCLAFLVSIVIVVVMVFTEKTKIQFINIACGLILGVFNFGNILFYLKAHQALAKNPSTVFAAMNLGVIIVGSLIGIIIFKEKLSKLNYIGISLALIAVILITIAQLNVI; from the coding sequence ATGATTTACATTTTACTTAGTATTTTTTGCAGTGTAACGGTTGCTGTATTATTAAAATTTGCAAAACGATATAACATCAGTATTATACAATCGGTAACGATCAATTATTTAACTGCTTTATGCTTGTGTTTTCTTTTTTTTAAGCCTGAGGTAAGCGCAATAACTTCGTCTGCACCCTGGCCAATTTATTTATCACTAGCCATTTTATTACCCACAATATTTTTATTTCTGGCCGGTTCTGTTAAAAATTTAGGTATCGTTAAAACTGATATTGCACAACGATTATCTTTGTTTATTCCGATTTTAGCGGCCTATTTTATTTTTAAAGAAGAATGTAACTTATTAAAATTTATCGGACTTGGAATTGGTTTGATTGCTATCATTTTAACTTTTTTACGTAAATCAAAAAGTGTTAACACCTCAAATAAATGGATTTATCCTATTATGGTTTTTGTTGGCTTTGGCATTATAGATGTACTTTTTAAGCAAATTGCACTTTACAAACAACTACCCTATACCACTTCTCTTTTCGCTGTTTTTTGTTTAGCGTTTTTAGTATCAATCGTAATTGTAGTGGTTATGGTTTTTACTGAAAAAACAAAGATCCAGTTTATAAATATTGCATGTGGGTTAATATTAGGTGTGTTTAATTTTGGAAATATACTATTCTACTTAAAGGCTCATCAAGCATTGGCAAAAAATCCTTCAACCGTATTTGCTGCCATGAATTTAGGCGTAATTATAGTGGGAAGTTTGATTGGAATAATCATTTTTAAAGAGAAACTTTCCAAACTGAATTACATTGGAATTTCACTTGCACTTATAGCGGTTATATTGATTACTATAGCTCAATTAAATGTTATTTAG
- the prmC gene encoding peptide chain release factor N(5)-glutamine methyltransferase: protein MKIGELEEHFGLELNQLYNIDEATALFSLAAENVLALSPTKLLLNKDTTLSFINFQKLLTILNDLKIGKPIQHILGEAHFYGSIFKVNENVLIPRPETEELVDWIINECASNTSGKLLDIGTGSGCIPISLKKYLPQMEISTLDISVAAIDVAQQNAENIGMLITFIQADILNYQSTTKYDVIVSNPPYIRELEKQHMHQNVLAHEPHIALFVSDKKPLIFYDAIADFAKESLDDNGLLFFEINEYLGLETIEMLNAKGFTNIELRKDMQGKDRMVKANPPGPRRGS, encoded by the coding sequence ATGAAAATTGGAGAATTAGAAGAGCATTTTGGTTTAGAACTTAATCAATTATATAATATTGATGAAGCTACGGCATTATTTAGTTTGGCTGCAGAAAATGTTTTAGCCTTATCGCCAACTAAACTTCTTTTAAATAAGGATACCACTTTATCATTTATTAATTTCCAAAAGCTATTAACAATTTTAAATGATCTTAAAATTGGAAAGCCTATTCAGCATATACTTGGCGAAGCACATTTTTATGGATCTATCTTTAAAGTAAATGAAAATGTTTTAATACCAAGACCAGAAACTGAAGAATTAGTTGACTGGATAATAAATGAATGCGCCTCAAATACAAGTGGAAAACTGTTAGATATTGGCACAGGTTCGGGCTGTATTCCAATATCTCTTAAAAAATATCTTCCACAAATGGAGATTTCCACATTAGATATCTCGGTGGCTGCTATCGATGTAGCACAGCAAAATGCAGAAAATATTGGTATGCTCATTACTTTCATTCAGGCCGACATACTAAATTATCAATCGACTACTAAATACGATGTTATTGTGAGTAATCCGCCTTACATCCGCGAATTGGAAAAGCAACATATGCACCAAAATGTGTTAGCTCACGAACCGCATATAGCCTTATTTGTAAGCGATAAAAAACCGCTAATTTTTTATGATGCCATTGCCGATTTTGCTAAAGAATCGCTCGACGATAACGGCTTATTATTTTTCGAAATTAATGAATACCTAGGTTTAGAAACCATTGAGATGTTGAATGCTAAAGGATTTACGAACATCGAATTAAGAAAAGATATGCAAGGGAAAGATCGGATGGTTAAGGCAAATCCCCCCGGCCCCCGAAGGGGGAGCTAA